A region of Theileria annulata chromosome 2, complete sequence, *** SEQUENCING IN PROGRESS *** DNA encodes the following proteins:
- a CDS encoding 26S proteasome non-ATPase regulatory subunit 12, putative (chr2.C.cand.96 - PF01399 PCI domain) has protein sequence MMDDESYGIIDKDSYYKDPPREEDLSELVNNTLESVKPRLPKTYDEEVLKELLLELMLVEKKCRQKFDGESNSSICKFILTVLYDFNDFNNMFYYLVLLCKKRGQLKTTIVSMVDLAEHWLDTIPSLEVRLELFNTLDKITLGKIYLEKQRAQIIFKLAKLKEDEGNIKESASILQNIEVETYGSLNKLEKIRYILEQMRVNLLNGDYIRFFMTSKKITESVLDNYVPEKLQFYDFMIQYYHHDFDIENITKSLYTIYSTKKKLFLESTNSTDDSPGNIDKQYYEDYLTVLEKLLLYLILLSLNEENITYMKKVNEDEKKFMKQLLTISPFFQQFLNNFLIQHQLDSDLVEKINSLLDERCSKLLYDRIIQHNVKIISKYYNKITLERLSTLLNIDSEKLENEISNMVEMGIIEAKINRITGIIKFQKKLQTEIILNNWVNNITK, from the exons atgatGGATGATGAGAGTTATGGTATCATTGATAAGGACAGTTATTACAAGGATCCACCGAGAGAGGAAGACCTCTCGGAACTCGTTAACAACACTTTGGAATCCGTAAAACCCAGACTTCCA aaaacCTATGATGAAGAAGTTCTGAAGGAATTATTACTGGAGTTAATGTTAGTTGAGAAGAAATGCCGCCAAAAATTTGACGGGGAGTCAAATTCTTCgatttgtaaatttatcttGACAGTTTTGTAcgattttaatgattttaacaATATGTTCTACTACTTGGTGTTACTTTGTAAGAAGCGCGGCCAGTTGAAGACCACGATAGTCTCGATGGTTGACTTGGCTGAACACTGGCTGGATACAATTCCAAGCCTTGAGGTTCGCCTCGAGCTGTTTAACACACTCGACAAAATTACTCTTGGGAAGATTTACCTCGAAAAGCAGCGTGCTCAGATAATTTTTAAGCTCGCCAAGCTTAAGGAAGACGAGGGTAATATTAAAGAATCAGCTTCTATATTACAGAATATTGAG GTTGAGACGTATGGTAGTTTGAATAAGCTGGAGAAAATAAGATATATACTGGAGCAGATGCGGGTTAATTTGCTTAACGGGGACTATATCCGTTTCTTTATGACGAGTAAGAAGATAACAGAGTCCGTATTGGACAATTACGTGCCTGAGAAACTCCAGTTCTATGACTTCATGATTCAGTATTATCACCACGACTTCGATATAGAAAACATCACCAAATCACTCTACACCATTTACTCCACCAAAAAAAAGCTCTTCCTAGAATCAACTAATTCAACTGATGACTCGCCTGGTAACATAGATAAGCAATATTATGAAGATTATCTAACC GTATTAGAGaaattattgttatatttGATACTATTATCGTTGAACGAAGAGAATATCACGTATATGAAGAAGGTGAATGAGGACGAGAAAAAGTTTATGAAACAGTTACTAACAATTTCTCCATTCTTCCAGCAATTTCTCAACAATTTCCTTATCCAACACCAGCTGGACTCTGATCTCGTTGAAAAGATCAACAGTTTGTTGGACGAGCGCTGTAgcaaattattatatgaCCGTATAATTCAACACAATGTCAAAATCATTTCAAAATACTACAACAAAATTACACTAGAACGTTTATCAACGCTGTTAAACATTGATTCAGAG AAATTGGAGAATGAAATTAGTAATATGGTGGAAATGGGAATAATTGAGGCTAAAATAAATCGAATAACGGGAATCATTAAATTTCAAAAGAAATTACAGACTGAAATTATACTCAATAATTGGGTCAACAATATTACAAAGTAG
- a CDS encoding uncharacterized protein (chr2.cand.418 - transmembrane;~membrane protein, putative;~2 probable transmembrane helices predicted for TA14980 by TMHMM2.0 at aa 283-305 and 379-401) yields MLEELNLNDELKSLKISNSNSFLPSASDSKAATSNDTLDSLNGADINNTAAHINTNIKLGDINTVSGGVDDDVLLTGYNIFVKLEKPIPDTVSYTDLTNPTDPANTHDMVDMDNSVNGHNTVNSVEADSTIDAVDENNTVEKVENEKKSGWLMSSIKRTPKAHYVKNLKDLKKGKKNELQLFHPKNRSLSSQSSTVSTHTNNTHLTNNSHKFQKLYCQTCNKHNPLSINKLNNYNAINPYVNKYLSCSPILNDGYSNDFVWDNNERNTRTKFDTENINNWLKTILNIIVTFILIYILIVIFIILRKDIINHINNNKTVVHNKSQVCFNEYTKNKCNVIKIPAMESKCKEWELCMKKDSLVYEDVSSISVEIIGSLINKLISQLDLKAILFLIIIILLVIIIKIKNRPKPDNQNHKMLNKYYVPNYKNFYPYT; encoded by the exons ATGTTGGAAGAGCTTAATTTAAACGACGAGCTTAAATCACTCAAAATCTCGAATTCAAATTCTTTTTTACCCTCTGCTTCCGACTCCAAGGCCGCTACCTCTAATGATACACTTGATTCTCTTAACGGAGctgatattaataatacagCCGCTCATATTAacacaaatattaaacttgGTGATATTAACACGGTATCTGGTGGTGTAGATGACGATGTGTTGTTAACGggttataatatttttgttaaaCTAGAAAAGCCTATCCCTGATACTGTTTCTTACACTGACCTTACTAATCCCACTGACCCTGCCAACACTCACGACATGGTTGATATGGATAATAGTGTAAATGGCCATAACACTGTCAACTCTGTTGAAGCGGATAGCACTATTGATGCGGTTGATGAGAATAATACTGTGGAGAAGGTGGAGAACGAGAAAAAGAGCGGTTGGCTTATGAGTAGTATTAAAAGAACACCAAAAGCACATTACGTGAAAAACTTAAAGGATTTGAAAAAAGGTAAAAAAAACGAATTACAACTATTTCATCCAAAGAACCGAAGTTTGTCATCGCAATCCTCAACCGTATCTACACATACCAATAACACGCACCTCACTAATAACTCACATAAATTCCAAAAACTTTATTGCCAGACTTGCAATAAACATAACCCTCTTAGCATCAATAAGCTGAACAATTATAATGCAATAAATCCGtatgttaataaatatcTATCCTGTAGTCCCATTTTGAATGATGGGTACAGTAACGATTTCGTCTGGGATAATAATGAAAGGAATACGAGGACTAAGTTTGATACTGAGAACATAAATAATTGGCTGAAAACCATATTGAACATTATAGTGACTTTCAtcttaatttatattttaattgttattttcatcattttaaGGAAGgatattattaatcatattaataataataaaaccGTTGTACACAATAAGTCGCAG GTATGTTTTAATGAGTATACTAAGAACAAGTGTAATGTGATAAAGATCCCGGCAATGGAGAGCAAGTGTAAGGAGTGGGAGCTGTGCATGAAGAAGGACTCTTTGGTATACGAGGACGTCTCTTCGATCTCGGTGGAGATCATAGGCTCACTGATCAATAAATTGATTAGTCAGCTGGACCTCAAAGCAATACTctttctaataataataattctcCTGGTCATCATAATCAAGATCAAAAACAGACCCAAGCCAGATAATCAAAACCACAAAATGCTCAACAAATACTACGTCCCCAACTATAAAAATTTCTATCCGTACACCTGA
- a CDS encoding topoisomerase IV subunit A, putative (chr2.C.cand.95 - PF00521 DNA gyrase/topoisomerase IV, subunit A;~Signal peptide predicted for TA14985 by SignalP 2.0 HMM (Signal peptide probability 0.722, signal anchor probability 0.000) with cleavage site probability 0.263 between residues 22 and 23) has product MTHLLPCFITLLYYTLNNGVDSFIVNKFNKFSDFNNFSITYGNYGNNLGILGDTVDSVNSLKSTRNDVNSLNLVSDDAELGNSSTGVALLENYDEKESLEYLKLNDYMCSSFLKYALSIILGRALPDSRDGLKVVHRRIIWAMHMLKLDPNGQYRKCAKVVGDVLGNYHPHGDKSVYDALCRLSQDFIMKVPLIDGHGNFGSNNDPPAAMRYTECRLTNFSKTVMLNDINFNTIDYTPNFDNTNIEPMVLPCRLPNILINGSSGIAVGLATNIPPHNPAEIINATIQYIKYILYIDIIHRSHLKTDATVDDVNGDKSAEVVNEVLGPDFPTGGVIRTTREAMRKIYESGKGTVLIQSRFVFEEKLRISIVINQIPYNTRINDIIENINRNIKNNNIIGVNDVKDESDRNGTRIVVELKRNISSVIEIQEIMTKLERLTEYNYNCNFITLDQDRPIRFSLSSILKIWLNFRLEVLKRKYKHLLLKFKKNLDIINAYITVYLNINTIINSFQNHHKGVYKLLKEEFKLNDDQMKSVMRLTLRQLNQLNIENLNEKSAEYTKQIEFYENILKNDNNLYSEIISDLTELREHFKNIKRNTLIIYTDEPNSFENTIEGEGAEGNTDGKVGSVVESDDNIIIYNRLGRISKIKLDKKFYKSNKNKTLNTPNPVHTHSTSPDESQDKAETPSVKKSAKKSLNKIDETEALEVGYCSNNNSNKIMMIMKNGRIFHVNSSKLKLCKKGYDIFKYLGINNDQLIEYVTSTGKNIGDIIMVGYGSGVMSVFNAKKLNFKLSKTRLNLKLNLKDKEIRFFFNCTLDHILQNPFLFICTKRGYCIKINLKNIIEKFDKKKNLRLIRMYKGDELASSCLTNDQGHILILTSKGNSNHHNNCIGRYKLINVSDIKLQRIKGKGYNILRNKQKLIKKAESEDSEANLENVVTCTNVDNIKEKKNILLISKGGVLSKKSLHLKPGLRHHKTKRLWNNIPNNDRLIYSKLL; this is encoded by the exons ATGACACACCTTTTACCATGTTTTATTACTCTTTTGTACTATACTTTAAATAACGGAGTCGATAGCTTTATTgttaacaaatttaataaatttagcgattttaataatttttctatAACCTACGGAAATTATGGAAACAATTTGGGAATATTAGGAGATACTGTAGATTCAGTAAATTCTCTAAAATCAACTAGAAATGATGTAAATTCACTAAACCTAGTGAGTGATGATGCGGAATTAGGGAATTCTTCCACTGGAGTGGCATTGCTGGAGAACTATGATGAGAAGGAGAGTTTGGAATATTTGAAACTGAACGATTATATGTGCAGTAGTTTCTTGAAATATGCCTTGAGTATAATTTTGGGCCGGGCTTTACCTGATTCTAGGGATGGCCTTAAGGTTGTTCATCGCAGGATTATATGGGCCATGCAT ATGCTGAAACTGGATCCAAATGGCCAGTATCGTAAATGTGCTAAGGTTGTTGGCGATGTTTTGGGAAACTATCACCCGCACGGTGACAAGAGTGTGTACGACGCTTTATGCAGGCTCTCTCAGGACTTCATCATGAAGGTGCCACTCATCGACGGCCACGGCAATTTCGGCTCTAATAATGATCCTCCTGCCGCTATGCGTTATACCGAATGCAGATTAACAAACTTTTC TAAGACTGTAATGCTgaatgatataaatttcaATACTATTGATTATACACCAAATTTCGATAATACCAAT ATTGAACCCATGGTGTTACCATGCAGGTTACCGaacatattaattaatggtTCTTCGGGTATTGCTGTTGGTTTGGCGACTAACATTCCTCCTCATAATCCCGCCGAAATCATCAACGCAACAATACAATACATCaagtatattttatacattgACATCATTCATAGGTCTCATCTTAAGACTGATGCTACTGTTGATGATGTGAATGGTGATAAGAGCGCAGAAGTTGTTAATGAGGTGTTGGGACCGGATTTTCCAACAGGAGGAGTGATAAGGACCACGAGAGAGGCCATGAGGAAAATATATGAGAGTGGCAAAGGGACCGTTTTGATACAGTCAAGATTCGTATTTGAAGAAAAGTTAAG AATCTCAATTGTCATCAACCAAATCCCTTACAACACTAGAATC AACGACATTATAGAGAATATAAACCGTAATATAAAgaacaataatataatcGGCGTGAATGATGTGAAGGACGAGAGTGACCGCAACGGGACTAGAATAGTGGTGGAGTTGAAGCGGAACATATCGTCGGTGATAGAGATCCAGGAGATTATGACGAAGCTCGAGCGCCTCACGGAATACAATTACAACTGCAACTTCATCACACTTGACCAAGATAGACCAATACGTTTCAGCCTCTCCAGCATTCTCAAAATTTGGCTCAACTTCAGGCTTGAAGTACTAAAAAGGAAATACAAACACCTGCTACTCAAATTCAAAAAGAACCTAGATATCATCAACGCTTATATCACCGTATATCTCAATATCAACACCATTATCAACTCGTTCCAAAATCATCATAAAG GAgtctataaattattaaaagaaGAGTTCAAGTTGAATGATGACCAGATGAAGAGCGTGATGCGTCTGACATTAAGGCAGTTGAATCAGttaaatattgaaaatttgaATGAAAAATCAGCAGAATACACCAAGCAAATCGAgttttatgaaaatatcCTAAAAAACGACAATAACTTGTACAGTGAAATTATTTCAGACCTGACTGAGTTGAGGGAGCATTTCAAGAATATTAAGAGAAATACCTTAATTATCTACACCGACGAACCCAATAGTTTTGAAAACACCATTGAAGGTGAGGGAGCTGAGGGGAATACTGATGGTAAAGTTGGGTCAGTGGTTGAATCTGACGATAACATTATCATCTATAATAGGCTCGGCAGGATTagtaaaatcaaattagACAAGAAATTCTACAAATctaacaaaaataaaacacTAAACACTCCAAATCCTGTCCATACTCATTCCACGAGCCCTGATGAGAGTCAGGATAAGGCAGAAACCCCCAGTGTAAAAAAGAGTGCCAAGAAAAGtcttaataaaattgatgaGACTGAGGCTTTGGAGGTGGGTTACTGCAGCAACAACAACAGTAATAAGATAATGatgataatgaaaaatGGCAGAATATTTCATGTGAATAGCAGTAAATTGAAGCTTTGTAAGAAGGGTTATGACATATTTAAGTACCTGGGCATTAATAATGACCAATTGATTGAATACGTTACATCAACGGGGAAAAACATTGGAG atataataatggTTGGATATGGAAGTGGTGTAATGTCTGTTTTTAATGCCAAAAAACTGAATTTCAAGCTCTCGAAGACCAGGTTAAACCTTAAACTTAACCTCAAAGATAAAGAAATAAGGTTCTTTTTCAATTGCACCCTTGATCACATTTTACAAAACCCATTTCTTTTCATCT gTACGAAGAGAGGgtattgtataaaaataaatttgaagaatATAATTGAGAAGTTCGACAAGAAGAAGAACTTGAGGTTGATTAGGATGTACAAAGGAGACGAGCTCGCCTCCTCATGCCTTACAAACGATCAGGGACACATCCTCATCCTAACGTCCAAAGGTAACTCCAACCACCATAACAACTGTATAGGCAGatataaactaattaatgTCAGTGACATCAAGTTACAGAGAATTAAAGGCAAAGGGTACAACATACTGAGAAATAAGCAGAAATTAATCAAAAAGGCCGAAAGCGAAGATTCAGAAGCAAATCTGGAGAACGTAGTAACTTGTACAAATGTGgataatataaaagaaaagAAGAACATATTGCTGATAAGCAAGGGCGGGGTTTTGTCTAAGAAATCTCTACACTTGAAGCCTGGCCTAAGGCATCACAAGACGAAGCGACTTTGGAATAACATACCGAACAACGACCGGTTGATTTATTCTAAGCTTTTATAA
- a CDS encoding cation transporting ATPase, putative (chr2.cand.419 - hypothetical membrane protein, similarity to ATPases;~9 probable transmembrane helices predicted for TA14990 by TMHMM2.0 at aa 69-91, 101-123, 420-442, 446-468, 1082-1104, 1109-1131, 1161-1183, 1213-1235 and 1248-1267) encodes MKGLEEKINDNEWLLYNLERPATLKDRMTFYTHTRFNRRPYKSIRCISNKGGTLPKLFLYNGLVNSKYNFFTFVPLVLYSQFRVFINLFYLSMCLSQLIPILRVESPIVHLFPLSLVVAVCMIKEGIEDYKRHVRDREHNTQKFSVYQKDEYIDVSAERLKLGQLITLKQGQRVPADLLLLKTSDPNGASFVRTDQLDGETDWKLKRAVATTQAMSNLKDILGLYSVATVEEPRDDFYNFTGKICFYHTTKAVDQSDQLENGENLVNLKENPKVDQETNDEINNTPEDTVVNNLENMSNEFLKKDVPGNISGDNIFERSRIDSTFNECNIEDSIASSKMNRTLRSKSFRKSKSSDMEKKIEGKKIVESLNVDNIVWMNSIVASGTIHGLTIYIGKDARACLNSKRAKIKYGLFEKELNRLFIVLILIMLVMCVLMLSPSGFMSMWYVTFLKYLLLFSTIVPLSLRISLEIAKYVYNRGIVMDKKIPNTMPRTTMIPEELGRINYLLTDKTGTLTQNVISLEKLYITRGYYTNEDVEIIKDKISNTPNTSTPSNASSSSSANTMLCEGSELVIINNNKLNDNLENRLYLSLLSLAVCHNVRPVPESDTAPDSSDQLNNDIDINTGLDNNGKEYNIVDSLPNSNIDSIVDSVMESVMEDEFESDMDFQGSSPDEIALVRFANQCNVKLVERDDYKMVLMVNGSPLNLRILFMIPFSSETKRMGIIVEDESGHKHFFLKGAEVVVIPMLLPRGSVWLSEECDNLARMGLRTLVFAYRSISDSEYSNFVQKYNEANLSLYDRVKKIRKVTGTLEHGMLLVGLTGVRDKLQRNVGSTLESLKNADIKIWMLTGDKIDTAKCVAISSGMIQRNNSIFQISVDKLKQITPDSGGAALVVGSGPPISELIEYINNFNTDENNEIDAITMFNSYLNSVMKVITYELNTFIMGPVNKTLLILDSFVINISINNCFIGDNAEYNSAFKALKRLFIKSLLLANNILFCRCTPQMKADIVKLLKSENKIVCSIGDGDNDVPMISEANVGIGIVGKEGLQASLSSDYSLVEFSHIKRLLLWHGRNSYKRSSTMSNFLIHRGVIISVMQAIFSTIYYFMPIAFFQGWLLVGFTSYYNMIPIFCLVLDEEISEEDVMLFPELYVELKKGRELNIKTFLIWIWISIFQGAILMVGAIILFENSLVSLISIGCTSLFLLEILNLISELHHWHRLTIIGLVCTCIVYFYSLLVFRNNFDMEFIARKSFFWKVIAISMLGWLPIYFIKFLTKLLKPPQYIKLIVT; translated from the exons ATGAAAGGATTAGAGgagaaaataaatgataatgaGTGGcttttgtataatttggAGCGTCCAGCGACGCTAAAGGATCGCATGACTTTTTACACCCATACGCGTTTTAACAGACGTCCATATAAATCTATTCGCTGTATATCAAATAAAGGCGGTACACTACCCAAACTATTCC TGTATAATGGGTTGGTTAATTCGAAATACAATTTCTTCACATTTGTGCCACTGGTTTTATATTCACAATTTAG GGTGTTCATAAACTTGTTTTATTTATCTATGTGTTTGTCTCAGTTGATCCCGATTCTGCGAGTCGAGTCACCGATAGTCCACTTGTTCCCGCTGAGCCTTGTGGTTGCAGTCTGCATGATAAAGGAAGGTATTGAGGACTACAAGAGGCATGTTCGAGACCGAGAACATAACACACAGAAGTTTTCAGTGTACCAAAAAGATGAGTATATCGATGTGAGCGCAGAGAGGCTGAAGTTGGGCCAGTTGATTACTTTAAAGCAAGGTCAGCGGGTCCCCGCAGACCTTTTACTTCTCAAGACTAGTGACCCGAATGGCGCCTCATTTGTAAGAACTGACCAACTTGATGGTGAGACGGATTGGAAGCTAAAGAGAGCAGTAGCAACAACCCAAGCAATGAGCAACTTGAAGGATATTTTAGGTCTTTACTCAGTAGCCACAGTGGAAGAACCCAGAGACGATTTCTACAACTTCACCGGTAAAATCTGCTTCTACCATACCACAAAGGCAGTTGACCAAAGTGATCAACTTGAAAATGGTGaaaatttagtaaatttgaAAGAAAATCCAAAGGTTGATCAAGAAACAAATGATGAGATAAATAACACACCAGAAGATACtgttgtaaataatttggaaaatatgAGTAATGAATTTTTGAAGAAAGATGTACCCGGGAACATTAGTGGAGATAATATCTTTGAAAGAAGTAGAATAGATAGTACCTTTAACGAGTGTAATATAGAAGATAGTATAGCGAGTAGTAAGATGAATAGAACTTTGAGAAGTAAGTCTTTTAGAAAGAGTAAGTCATCAGATATGGAAAAGAAGATAGAAGGGAAGAAGATAGTGGAATCATTGAATGTGGATAATATAGTATGGATGAATTCTATAGTGGCTAGTGGAACAATTCATGGTTTGACTATATATATAGGGAAGGACGCGCGAGCATGTTTGAACTCGAAGCGAGCTAAGATCAAGTACGGGTTGTTTGAGAAGGAGCTGAACCGACTCTTCATTGTTCTCATCTTGATCATGTTGGTGATGTGCGTGCTGATGCTTTCCCCTAGTGGTTTCATGTCAATGTGGTACGTGACGTTCCTAAAGTACCTGCTCCTGTTTTCCACCATTGTGCCACTGTCTTTGCGCATTAGCCTGGAAATAGCAAAGTATGTGTATAACCGAGGAATAGTGATGGATAAGAAGATCCCAAACACAATGCCCAGAACGACCATGATCCCGGAGGAACTAGGCCGGATCAATTACCTACTCACGGATAAGACCGGAACACTCACCCAAAACGTTATCTCACTAGAGAAATTGTACATTACTAGAGGTTACTACACAAATGAGGACGTCgaaattattaaagataaaatcTCAAATACGCCAAACACAAGCACACCAAGTAACGctagtagtagtagttcAGCGAATACAATGTTGTGTGAAGGTTCGGAACttgtaattataaataataataagttgaatgataatttggaaaatagATTATACCTATCATTGTTATCACTAGCAGTGTGTCACAACGTAAGACCGGTCCCAGAGTCAGACACAGCCCCTGACTCGAGTGATCAGCTTAACAATGATATAGATATTAACACTGGGTTAGATAATAACGGCAAAGAGTATAATATAGTGGATAGTTTACCGAATAGTAATATAGACAGCATAGTGGATAGCGTAATGGAGAGTGTTATGGAGGATGAGTTTGAGAGTGATATGGATTTTCAAGGAAGCTCACCAGATGAGATAGCGTTGGTAAGGTTTGCAAACCAGTGTAACGTAAAGTTGGTGGAGCGAGATGATTACAAGATGGTTTTAATGGTGAATGGGAGTCCATTGAACCTGAGGATTCTGTTTATGATTCCATTCAGTAGCGAAACTAAGCGCATGGGAATCATAGTGGAGGACGAGTCTGGGCACAAACACTTCTTTCTCAAGGGGGCAGAAGTGGTTGTGATTCCGATGCTACTCCCCCGAGGAAGTGTTTGGCTATCTGAGGAGTGTGACAACCTGGCGCGCATGGGTTTGAGAACGCTAGTATTCGCATACCGCTCGATATCAGACTCAGAGTACTCAAACTTTGTTCAAAAATACAACGAGGCGAATTTGAGCTTGTACGACAGAGTCAAGAAGATCAGGAAGGTTACAGGAACACTCGAGCACGGGATGTTGCTGGTAGGTTTAACGGGAGTCCGAGACAAGCTGCAGAGGAACGTAGGAAGCACTCTCGAGAGCCTGAAAAACGCAGATATCAAAATATGGATGCTAACCGGAGACAAAATCGACACGGCCAAGTGTGTCGCAATCTCCTCGGGAATGATTCAAAGAAACAATTCCATCTTCCAAATCTCAGTGGATAAACTCAAACAAATCACGCCTGATTCAGGAG GTGCTGCATTGGTGGTTGGGAGTGGGCCTCCGATTTCAGAACtaattgaatatataaacaattttaatactgACGAGAATAACGAAATTGATGCGATTACAATGTTTAACTCGTACCTTAACTCAGTGATGAAGGTGATAACGTACGAACTTAACACGTTCATCATGGGCCCAGTAAACAAGACGTTACTGATACTAGATTCATTCGTGATTAACATCTCAATCAACAACTGCTTCATAGGAGATAACGCAGAGTACAACTCAGCATTTAAGGCACTTAAGAGGCTGTTTATTAAGTCGCTGTTGCTGGCTAACAATATCCTCTTCTGTCGATGCACTCCTCAGATGAAAGCAGATATTGTGAAGTTACTGAAGAGCGAGAACAAGATCGTGTGTAGTATTGGAGATGGGGATAACGACGTCCCGATGATTTCAGAGGCGAACGTGGGAATTGGAATTGTAGGTAAGGAGGGACTCCAAGCCTCGCTCTCGTCAGACTACTCTCTGGTGGAGTTCTCACACATTAAGCGTCTTCTGCTGTGGCATGGGCGCAACAGCTATAAGCGCAGCAGTACAATGTCAAATTTTCTGATCCACCGCGGTGTCATCATCAGCGTTATGCAGGCGATTTTCAGCACGATTTATTACTTCATGCCAATCGCCTTCTTCCAGGGCTGGCTGCTCGTGGGATTTACCAGCTACTACAACATGATCCCAATCTTTTGCCTAGTGCTTGACGAGGAGATCAGTGAGGAGGACGTGATGCTGTTCCCTGAGCTCTACGTTGAACTCAAGAAGGGCCGTGAACTCAACATTAAAACCTTTTTGATTTGGATTTGGATCAGCATATTCCAGGGCGCAATTCTCATGGTTGGAGCCATAATTCTCTTTGAAAACTCACTTGTGTCACTCATCTCAATTGGATGCACCTCGCTGTTCCTCTTAGAAATACTCAATTTGATATCTGAACTGCATCACTGGCACAGACTAACGATCATCGGACTCGTCTGCACTTGCATCGTCTATTTTTACTCTCTTCTGGTATTCAGGAACAACTTCGACATGGAGTTCATCGCTCGAAAGTCCTTCTTCTGGAAGGTGATTGCAATTTCAATGCTCGGTTGGCTTCCGATCTACTTCATCAAATTTCTCACCAAATTACTCAAGCCGCCGCAATACATCAAACTTATTGTTACCTAA
- a CDS encoding translation initiation factor eif-1A, putative (chr2.C.cand.98 - translation initiation factor eif-1a) translates to MPKNKGKGGKNRRRGKNDNEGEKRELVFKMEDQEYAQVLRMLGNGRLEAYCFDGTKRLCHIRGKMRKRVWVNAGDIILVSLRDFQDSKADVIAKYTAEEARTLKAYGELPEATKINETDVYDDEGDNCIDFQDVSSESEAEDESQDESDFDIDDL, encoded by the exons ATGCCAAAAAATAAAG GTAAAGGAGGAAAGAACCGGAGACGCGGTAAAAACGACAACGAAGGTGAAAAAAGAGAATTAGTCTTCAAAATGGAAGATCAAG aataCGCTCAAGTTTTACGTATGCTCGGCAATGGCAGACTTGAAGCCTATTGTTTTGATGGCACTAAACGTCTTTGTCATATCAG GGGTAAGATGAGGAAGAGGGTTTGGGTTAACGCTGGTGATATAATTCTGGTATCACTTCGAGATTTTCAGGACAGCAAGGCTGACGTGATCGCAAAGTACACTGCTGAGGAGGCTCGCACGTTGAAGGCTTACGGCGAGTTGCCTGAGGCGACCAAGATCAACGAAACTGATGTTTACGACGACGAGGGTGACAACTGCATCGACTTCCAGGACGTTTCATCTGAATCTGAGGCTGAGGACGAATCCCAAGACGAATCGGATTTCGACATCGACGATTTGTAA